Proteins from one Pseudomonas bijieensis genomic window:
- the dksA gene encoding RNA polymerase-binding protein DksA — protein MPTQAKQNPNNTLSGFEPYVPQAGEEYMGAPMRAHFTKILNKWKQDLMQEVDRTVDHMKDEAANFPDPADRASQEEEFSLELRARDRERKLIKKIDKTLQLIEDEEYGWCESCGIEIGIRRLEARPTADLCIDCKTLAEIKEKQVGK, from the coding sequence ATGCCCACCCAAGCAAAGCAAAACCCAAATAACACGCTCAGCGGGTTTGAGCCTTACGTCCCGCAAGCTGGCGAAGAGTACATGGGCGCCCCCATGCGCGCGCACTTCACCAAGATCCTGAACAAGTGGAAACAGGACTTGATGCAGGAAGTCGACCGCACCGTGGATCACATGAAAGACGAAGCGGCCAACTTCCCGGACCCGGCCGACCGTGCCAGTCAGGAAGAGGAGTTCAGCCTCGAACTGCGCGCCCGTGATCGCGAACGCAAGCTCATCAAGAAAATCGACAAGACCCTGCAACTGATCGAAGACGAAGAATACGGTTGGTGTGAGTCCTGCGGCATCGAGATCGGCATTCGTCGCCTGGAAGCCCGCCCGACCGCCGACCTGTGCATCGACTGCAAGACCCTGGCGGAAATCAAGGAAAAACAGGTCGGCAAGTAA